From one Cyprinus carpio isolate SPL01 chromosome B3, ASM1834038v1, whole genome shotgun sequence genomic stretch:
- the LOC109100697 gene encoding gastrula zinc finger protein XlCGF8.2DB-like — protein sequence MTHMSFFALDLMALKEERRQLNNMKKEKDQHEKHYDFITGEKSTKTEETSSQNRAQMNKSDSHLTCHECGKSFSRKRNLEVHMRVHTGEKPFTCEQCGKGFTQAQNLNVHMRIHSGEISFTCQQCGKCFTQKQNLNVHMRIHTGEISFTCQECGKSFNQKGNLEVHMRIHSGEKPYTCSQCGQSFTHHNTLSSHMRMHSGVKPFLCDQCGQSFTTELNLRYHMNIHAGEKPFTKDKPFTCDQCSKGFTRKVTLNSHLRIHSGENCFMCHQCAKSFSHKSSLSTQMKLHTGEKPFTCKLCGKSFTQKGNLKAHVKTSTGEKPLKKYRDP from the coding sequence ATGACCCATATGTCTTTTTTCGCTTTAGACCTAATGGCGCTGAAAGAGGAGAGACGACAACTGAACAatatgaaaaaagagaaagatcaGCATGAGAAACATTATGATTTCATAACTGGAGAAAAGTCCACAAAGACTGAAGAGACTTCCTCACAAAACAGAGCTCAGATGAACAAATCTGACAGTCATTTAACCTGCcatgagtgtggaaagagtttcagtcgAAAACGAAACCTTGAggtccacatgagagttcacactggagagaagcctttcacctgtgAGCAGTGTGGGAAAGGTTTCACTCAAGCTCAAAACCTTaacgtccacatgagaattcactcCGGAGAAATTTCTTTCACctgtcaacagtgtggaaagtgtttcactcaaaaacaaaaccttaacgtccacatgaggattcacactggagaaatcTCTTTCACATGCcaagagtgtggaaagagtttcaatcaGAAAGGAAACcttgaagtccacatgagaattcactctGGAGAAAAGCCTTATACTTGCTCTCAGTGTGGACAGAGTTTTACACACCATAACACCCTTAGTTCCCACATGAGAATGCACTCTGGAGTGAAGCCGTTCTTATGTGATCAGTGTGGACAGAGCTTCACGACAGAACTGAACCTGAGGTATCACATGAACATTCACGcgggagagaaaccattcactaAAGACAAACctttcacatgtgatcagtgcagTAAGGGTTTCACACGCAAGGTGACCCTCAATTCCCACTTGAGGATTCACTCGGGAGAGAACTGTTTTATGTGTCATCAGTGTGCAAAGAGCTTCAGTCATAAAAGTAGCCTTAGTACTCAGATGAAacttcacaccggagagaagcctttcacctgcaaactgtgtggaaagagcttcacacAAAAAGGAAATCTTAAGGCTCACGTGAAGACTTCCACAGGAGAGAAGCCGTTAAAAAAGTATAGAGACCCTTAA